TCGGTAACATGCAAAAAATACCGATCTAATTAATTTAAGGAGGAAAGCTATGGCTGAGAGTGTTTACAAAGTTGTTGAATTGGTAGGAACCAGTGATATTTCCTGGGAGGCAGCTGCCAAGAAGGCTGTGGAAACTGCTGGCAAGAGTCTTAAGAACTTGAGGATAGCAGAGATTAACAAGCTGGACATGAAAGTTGAGAACGGGAAAGTTGTCGCGTACCGTGCCAAGGTAAGTCTGTCTTTTAAATACGAAACTGGCAATGACTGATAGGGTGAGCAGGTAACTCGCTCTCATCCACATCTACGCATTTTTCAATTATCATACAACCATCGGCAAATTGCCTCAAATAATCGCTATTGAAAAGGAAAAACTAAAGTGCATACTCACAACGGCAACGGCGATCTTAGAGGGGCATTTTATTTGAATTTCAGTTTTACCATAATTGAAATTATTGGAGGCATCTGGACAAACAGTATTGCCATTCTCTCAGATGCCTTGCACGATTTTGGCGATAGCCTTTCTTTGGGCTTGTCTTGGTACTTAGAGAAGTATTCACATAAAGCAAAGGACGTT
This window of the candidate division KSB1 bacterium genome carries:
- a CDS encoding dodecin domain-containing protein — translated: MAESVYKVVELVGTSDISWEAAAKKAVETAGKSLKNLRIAEINKLDMKVENGKVVAYRAKVSLSFKYETGND